One window of the Dreissena polymorpha isolate Duluth1 chromosome 5, UMN_Dpol_1.0, whole genome shotgun sequence genome contains the following:
- the LOC127881285 gene encoding uncharacterized protein LOC127881285 yields the protein MGAYKQCTFILTLSLSVAVSGSVFDVATITEIEQLVTKALECRHVAGMTLSVFKGGDVWSRGFGSADISAGTPVDNSTLFNIGSVTKSFTMVLLGILLTEKKLDWTAKVMDILGPEYGFVDEYRTRESTLKDLLSHRTGLDSLGLGFLAGFSNVTREQLCKNMKFVPERMPFRDTFIYSNFMYMLLGHVAEKLGGDTWENLVTSRVLQPIGMTSSKLMLKPADAYQMKTARPYIYKDGMFQNGTKEIYDFHPMEPAGAILSNGVDMAKYIRFIINMGKTDKGEQLLDPELLKRSLFAVIPVDGEVNQNLKRPEFPVSDIDLGYGQGWIESVYRGYHLIRHSGGVFSYITDLWIFPEHNFGLFASTNGPALDSQFLAISATFDHVTDRLLGLEPWINTTTACTFPEPWRTANDSAIPPVENAAVLTNAKKYEGFYSSLILSGIRIELDGTSNTSLRFKMGKLGGILYSTLDKDRFLMEIRTPWEFYVSSMDKNNVTAKTNVTFIWDGDHVNTLQTHSPVPLNFTRRTHAGGEAANACDPRSHPGCISIVG from the exons ATGGGAGCATATAAACAGTGCACCTTTATACTCACATTGTCACTATCGGTGGCAGTGTCTGGGTCTGTTTTCGACGTGGCCACAATAACCGAGATTGAACAGCTCGTCACGAAGGCGCTCGAATGCCGTCACGTGGCCGGAATGACGTTGAGCGTTTTCAAAG GAGGCGATGTGTGGTCTCGCGGTTTCGGCAGCGCGGATATCTCGGCTGGTACTCCGGTGGACAACTCCACTCTGTTCAACATTGGCTCCGTAACCAAGTCCTTCACCATGGTGCTGCTCGGTATTCTACTCACCGAGAAAAA ACTGGACTGGACGGCCAAGGTGATGGACATTCTGGGTCCCGAGTACGGTTTCGTGGACGAGTATCGAACACGGGAGAGCACACTGAAGGACCTTCTCTCGCACCGCACTGGATTAGATAGCCTTGGTCTGGGCTTTTTGGCGGGCTTTTCGAATGTTACCAGAGAGCAATTATGCAA AAATATGAAGTTTGTGCCAGAACGCATGCCGTTTAGAGATACCTTCATCTACAGCAACTTTATGTATATGTTGCTCGGTCACGTGGCAGAGAAACTAGGCGGAGACACGTGGGAAAATCTCGTGACGTCACGAGTCCTTCAACCAATTGGAATGACGTCATCAAAACTGATGTTGAAGCCTGCGGATGCTTACCAGATGAAGACTGCAAGGCCATATATTTATAAAGACGGGATGTTTCAAAACGGGACTAAGGAAATTTACGA CTTTCACCCTATGGAGCCAGCAGGCGCCATTTTGTCAAACGGTGTCGATATGGCCAAGTACATCCGGTTCATCATTAACATGGGAAAGACTGACAAAGGAGAACAACTACTGGACCCGGAGCTTTTAAAACGATCTTTATTTG CTGTGATCCCTGTCGACGGAGAAGTCAATCAGAATCTCAAGCGCCCAGAATTCCCCGTGAGTGACATTGATCTGGGTTACGGTCAAGGCTGGATCGAGTCTGTCTACAGGG GTTATCACCTAATACGGCATAGCGGGGGAGTGTTTTCCTACATCACTGATTTGTGGATTTTCCCCGAACACAATTTTG GACTCTTCGCCAGCACGAACGGTCCAGCGCTCGATTCACAATTTCTGGCCATTAGCGCAACGTTTGACCACGTGACCGATCGTTTGCTGGGACTGGAGCCGTGGATAAACACCACTACGGCGTGTACATTTCCCGAACCATGGCGTACCGCTAACGATTCGGCTATTCCTCCAGTTGAGAACGCGGCGGTGTTAACGAATGCCAAGAAATACGAAGGGTTTTACAGCAGTCTGATTTTGTCTGGTATTCGTATTGAATTAGACGGCACCAGTAACACGAGTTTGCGGTTCAAGATGGGAAAACTCGGAGGAATTCTGTACTCAACTCTTGACAAGGACCGATTTCTGATGGAGATCAGGACACCATGGGAATTCTACGTATCTTCAATGGATAAAAACAACGTCACGGCGAAGACAAACGTTACATTCATATGGGATGGGGACCACGTTAACACGTTACAAACGCACTCTCCAGTTCCGCTTAATTTTACAAGGCGAACACATGCTGGTGGGGAAGCTGCCAATGCATGTGACCCGCGTTCGCATCCAGGTTGCATTTCCATTGTCGGATAA
- the LOC127881283 gene encoding kelch-like protein 24 encodes MASLMPSDDEEDDVASYNSDEHSDFLISNMEMFRGDAVFTDITIEVENRRFACHKVILAAGSPYFRSMFFSGMEECHKNVFRMQQLGSDVFEHVLKFIYTGKVNITAGIIQDLFAQAHIFQIQTLVNLCVEFFQKNMNEHNCLAALTLADIHAHRMLYLYAKNFSCQHFMRLVLDDDLYKLSCECVVDLLKDRRLECENEEIVYETAIKWLEHDIVARKNYRYKVLETVKFPMLKKTFLTDTVAKAQHVVSDDRGKELLDDGMLFHTIPARRHQLPLYQITPRLNMPFSEVAVLLGGRLSDGLSNEVECFVADTQEFFNLKQLPFKKRNEFSACTIGNDIYVSGGLRSPEFWKYDPSFDTWLRGPNLIHARRRHGMSAVDETIFVLGGFDEDNVLATVEYWSLDSGRWEEGGSLNQPVENMGFVAFGKNIYLFGGKNNDEVVTNSVQCYDTVTKTCTTLSCDLPVNDMCLSSVVFNNYIYVIGLEGVFRFSPDRENWDILPDMSCARVSLAVLDEKLYALGGRRRGAKDNLYTETIEFFNPETNLWLKAHNMPVPMYSYGCVRILLSKNMYLSRGPGEFIAPR; translated from the exons ATGGCCTCTTTAATGCCGAgcgatgatgaagaagatgatgttGCCTCGTACAACAGCGATGAACACTCAGACTTCTTAATTAGTAACATGGAGATGTTTAGAGGAGACGCTGTCTTCACTGATATAACCATAGAAGTAGAGAATAGAAGATTTGCCTGTCACAAAGTTATTTTAGCTGCTGGATCACCATACTTCAG GTCTATGTTTTTCTCTGGAATGGAAGAATGTCACAAGAATGTGTTCCGCATGCAGCAGTTAGGCAGTGATGTGTTTGAACATGTCCTCAAGTTCATATACACCGGGAAAGTGAACATCACTGCAGGCATTATACAAGACCTGTTTGCACAGGCTCACATCTTCCAGATCCAGACCTTAGTGAATCTCTGTGTCGAGTTCTTTCAGAAGAACATGAACGAACACAACTGTCTTGCCGCTCTTACACTGGCCGACATCCATGCCCACAGAATGTTATATTTGTACGCAAAAAACTTCTCTTGTCAGCATTTCATGCGATTGGTCCTCGATGACGACTTGTACAAGCTCTCATGCGAATGCGTCGTTGATCTGTTGAAAGACAGAAGGCTTGAGTGTGAAAATGAAGAAATTGTGTATGAAACTGCTATAAAATGGTTAGAGCATGACATCGTTGCCAGAAAGAATTACCGATACAAAGTTTTGGAAACTGTAAAATTTCCCATGCTGAAGAAGACATTTCTCACGGATACTGTTGCAAAAGCACAGCACGTTGTAAGCGATGACAGAGGGAAGGAGCTCTTGGATGATGGCATGCTGTTCCACACGATTCCTGCACGACGACACCAACTCCCTCTGTATCAGATCACTCCCCGTTTAAATATGCCGTTTTCAGAAGTTGCAGTTCTACTCGGCGGTAGGCTATCTGATGGGCTGAGTAATGAAGTTGAATGCTTTGTGGCCGATACTCAAGAATTTTTCAATCTGAAGCAATTGCCTTTTAAAAAGAGAAATGAATTCTCTGCCTGTACGATTGGAAATGACATATACGTGTCTGGTGGTCTGAGGAGTCCAGAGTTCTGGAAGTATGATCCTTCGTTTGATACTTGGTTACGTGGTCCCAATTTGATTCACGCTCGAAGACGGCACGGAATGTCGGCAGTAGATGAAACGATCTTTGTGCTTGGCGGTTTTGATGAAGACAACGTTCTTGCCACAGTTGAATACTGGAGCCTTGACAGTGGTCGTTGGGAAGAAGGCGGTAGTCTCAATCAGCCAGTGGAAAACATGGGATTTGTAGCCTTTGGAAAAAATATCTACCTCTTCGGAGGCAAAAACAATGACGAAGTAGTGACCAATAGTGTACAGTGCTACGATACGGTAACAAAAACGTGTACAACGTTGAGTTGCGATTTGCCGGTCAATGACATGTGCTTGAGTTCTGTAGTGTTCAACAACTATATTTATGTAATCGGACTCGAGGGCGTGTTCCGATTTTCACCGGACAGAGAAAACTGGGACATTCTTCCGGACATGAGCTGCGCGCGTGTTAGCCTGGCTGTGTTGGATGAAAAGTTGTACGCTCTTGGCGGACGGAGGAGGGGCGCGAAAGACAATCTGTACACGGAAACCATAGAGTTTTTCAATCCAGAGACCAACTTGTGGCTTAAGGCACACAATATGCCGGTTCCCATGTATTCATATGGATGTGTAAGGATACTTCTTagcaaaaacatgtatttgtcaCGAGGTCCAGGAGAGTTCATTGCACCAAGGTGA